A single Taeniopygia guttata chromosome 30, bTaeGut7.mat, whole genome shotgun sequence DNA region contains:
- the LOC140680891 gene encoding olfactory receptor 14J1-like — protein sequence MSNSSSISHFLLLALADTRQLQLLHFCLFLGISLAALLGNGLIISTVACGHHLHTPMFFFLLNLALSDLGSICTTVPKAMHNSLWDSSTISYKGCAAQLFFFLLFISAEYFLLTIMCYDRYVSICKPLHYGTLLGSRACAHMAAAAWASAFLYSLLHTANTFSLPLCHGNALGQFFCEIAQILKLSCSKSYLRELGLIAISACLVFGCFLFIVFSYVQIFRAVLRIPSEQGRHKAFSTCLPHLAVVSLFLSTGAFTYLKPPSMSSPSLDLSVSVLYSVVPPALNPLIYSLRNQELKAAVPSQLTGFML from the coding sequence atgtccaacagcagctccatcagccacttcctcctgctggcactggcagacacgcggcagctgcagctcctgcacttctgcctcttcctgggcatctccctggctgccctcctgggcaacggcctcatcatcagcaccgtagcctgcggccaccacctgcacacgcccatgttcttcttcctgctcaacctggccctcagcgacctgggctccatctgcaccactgtccccaaagccatgcacaattccctctgggactccagcaccatctcctacaagggatgtgctgcacagctctttttctttctgctcttcatctcagcagagtatttcctcctgaccatcatgtgctacgaccgctacgtgtccatctgcaaacccctgcactacgggaccctcctgggcagcagagcttgtgcccacatggcagcagctgcctgggccagtgcctttctctattcactgctgcacacagccaatacattttccctgcccctgtgccatggcaatgccctgggtcagttcttctgtgaaatcgcccagatcctcaagctctcctgctccaaatcctatctcaggGAACTTGGGCTCATTGCTATTAGTGCCTGTTTGGTATTTGGATGTTttttgttcattgttttctcctatgtgcagatcttcagggctgtgctgaggatcccctcagagcagggacggcacaaagccttttccacctgcctccctcacctggccgtggtctcaCTGTTCCTCAGCACTGGTGCATTTACCTACCTGAAGCCCCCctcgatgtcctccccatcTCTGGATCTGTCagtgtcagttctgtactcggtggtgcctccagccctgaaccccctcatctacagcctgaggaaccaggagctcaaggctgcagt